The Granulicella arctica genome has a segment encoding these proteins:
- a CDS encoding SDR family oxidoreductase: MKLTGNTIFITGGGSGIGCALAEQLHKLGNKVIISGRRKGHLDRVVAANPGMEAVELDVADLKSIQSMASMLIAKYPDLNVLFNNAGIMLPDQAAGAIDEELLTSTVTTNLLGPVRLTSALIDQLKKTKGTVIYNTSVLAFVPLSLTAVYSATKAALHSYALSQRFLLEKSGVRVLEIAPPWVRTDLMNSQEAAEAMPLDEFIAETMQVLGTDADEIVVERAKPLRANPGPSEHAFVNGLNDHMLALFSGAAGA; the protein is encoded by the coding sequence TAACCGGAAACACGATCTTCATCACTGGCGGAGGGTCCGGCATTGGCTGCGCCTTGGCTGAGCAGCTTCATAAACTCGGCAACAAAGTCATTATTTCGGGCCGTCGTAAGGGCCATCTCGATCGCGTCGTTGCTGCAAACCCAGGGATGGAAGCGGTTGAGCTTGATGTTGCCGATCTCAAAAGCATTCAGTCCATGGCATCAATGCTTATCGCGAAGTACCCCGATCTCAACGTGCTCTTCAACAATGCCGGCATCATGCTTCCAGACCAGGCAGCGGGGGCAATCGACGAAGAGTTGCTCACCTCAACGGTAACCACAAACCTTCTTGGACCCGTGCGTCTGACATCCGCGCTTATCGATCAGCTAAAGAAAACGAAGGGAACCGTGATCTATAACACTTCAGTTCTTGCGTTTGTGCCGCTCTCGCTGACCGCAGTGTATTCCGCTACCAAGGCGGCTCTGCACTCGTACGCATTGTCTCAACGATTCTTGCTGGAAAAGAGTGGCGTGCGTGTTCTCGAGATCGCTCCTCCATGGGTACGCACTGACCTTATGAACAGCCAGGAAGCAGCTGAGGCAATGCCTCTCGACGAGTTCATTGCGGAAACCATGCAAGTGTTGGGCACTGACGCAGACGAGATTGTCGTTGAGAGGGCAAAGCCGTTGCGCGCTAACCCTGGTCCCTCAGAGCATGCCTTTGTAAATGGGCTTAACGACCATATGCTGGCTCTCTTCTCCGGTGCGGCAGGTGCCTGA